A genomic region of Arachis hypogaea cultivar Tifrunner chromosome 5, arahy.Tifrunner.gnm2.J5K5, whole genome shotgun sequence contains the following coding sequences:
- the LOC112802950 gene encoding uncharacterized protein: MSTITSSTFTNYNVPPSSISSSSTQFPIFHLTHFPKHLQCPNPLSISSRKPIATTTQIFCKSPEAEELSPKEDDEWLQKLPEKNKPLYSHSLPCIEAWLKSLGFYQSKDDRAVWLIQKADWHAHLYLDVTDLYIRYLKSGPGNLDKDVERRFSYALSREDIENAVLGGP, translated from the exons atgtcaACCATTACATCCTCAACATTCACAAACTACAATGTTCCTCCGTCTTCAATCTCTTCAAGTTCAACTCAATTTCCAATCTTTCACCTAACCCATTTCCCAAAACACCTTCAATGTCCCAACCCACTTTCTATCTCGTCCAGAAAACCCATCGccacaaccacccaaattttCTGCAAGTCACCAGAAGCAGAAGAGTTGTCACCAAAAGAAGATGATGAGTGGCTTCAGAAGCTTCCAGAGAAGAACAAGCCTCTCTACTCACATAGCTTGCCTTGCATTGAGGCTTGGCTCAAGAGCCTTGGATTCTACCAGAGCAAGGATGATAGAGCTGTTTGGCTGATTCAAAAAGCTGATTGGCATGCTCATCTCTATTTAGATGTCACTGATCTCTACATAAG GTATTTGAAGAGTGGACCTGGGAATCTGGATAAGGATGTGGAGAGGAGGTTTAGTTATGCTCTGAGCAGAGAAGACATTGAGAATGCTGTACTTGGAGGACCATAA